In a genomic window of Streptomyces sp. NBC_01231:
- a CDS encoding kinase, whose product MRGPAPVARRPGVDLREGAGAACGTFGELLQGTLPDGADFLVTFPISLGTRAWFRYDPDGPLRVFPSHKTKSLRLARTMLEGRGAAGGGSLVLDSELAVGKGLASSSADLVATARAVGAVLDLDTSPSAVEGWLRPIEPTDGVMHPGVVVFEHRTVRLRASLGALPPATVVAVDEGGRVDTVDFNRRPPHRAPARRHEYGRLLRDLATAVGHGDLARVGAVTTRSAVFNQGLAPKRNLGAMLRISAETGALGVVCAHSGTMLGLLLDAGDPRHRQRLPAVVAACSGLPGTTTVFRSSTSEGSAHAA is encoded by the coding sequence ATGAGGGGGCCGGCACCGGTCGCCCGCCGGCCCGGCGTGGACCTGCGCGAAGGCGCGGGCGCCGCCTGCGGCACCTTCGGTGAACTGCTGCAGGGAACGCTGCCCGACGGCGCCGACTTCCTCGTCACCTTCCCGATCAGCCTCGGCACCCGCGCCTGGTTCCGGTACGACCCCGACGGCCCCCTGCGGGTCTTCCCCTCCCACAAGACCAAGTCGCTGCGCCTGGCCCGGACCATGCTCGAGGGCCGGGGCGCCGCCGGCGGGGGCTCCCTGGTCCTCGACAGCGAACTGGCCGTCGGCAAGGGGCTCGCCAGCTCCTCCGCCGACCTAGTCGCCACCGCCAGGGCCGTCGGCGCGGTCCTCGACCTCGACACCTCCCCGTCGGCCGTCGAGGGGTGGCTGCGCCCCATCGAGCCCACCGACGGGGTGATGCACCCGGGCGTCGTGGTCTTCGAACACCGCACGGTCCGGCTGCGCGCGTCGCTCGGCGCGCTGCCCCCGGCCACCGTGGTCGCCGTCGACGAGGGCGGTCGTGTCGACACGGTCGACTTCAACCGCCGCCCCCCGCACCGCGCCCCCGCCCGCCGGCACGAGTACGGGCGGCTGCTGCGCGACCTCGCCACAGCCGTCGGCCACGGCGACCTCGCCCGGGTGGGCGCGGTCACCACCCGCAGCGCGGTCTTCAACCAGGGGCTCGCCCCCAAACGCAACCTCGGCGCCATGCTGCGGATCAGCGCCGAGACCGGCGCGCTGGGCGTGGTCTGCGCCCACAGCGGCACCATGCTCGGCCTCCTCCTCGACGCCGGTGACCCGCGCCACCGGCAGCGGCTGCCGGCCGTCGTCGCGGCCTGCTCCGGGCTGCCCGGCACCACCACCGTCTTCCGTTCGTCCACGTCCGAAGGGAGCGCGCATGCGGCATGA
- a CDS encoding condensation domain-containing protein: MTERPGPAARAVPRVVPASFAQERVWFASRMAADASAYRVVDELVVHAGVTETDLRDAFALLVRRHEALRTALRVVDGRLMQYVFPEVDLPLRHTDLTGADDTRRADVRRSRRAELARRPFDPQRAPLWRAELLALGRTEWVVVFAAHHAVYDAASRFNLHAELTEICAAVEQGRKPELPELPLSYTGYAQRERDRLSPRRRTELAAHWGARLAPLPPVHRLPLDRPRPAARTFEGAEVRAGLPPEVTTALPGAARRLGTEPVMLCLAAYVALLHRHSGQDDIVVGLPVTGRRPADVLPLIGTFVNMLVVRVDAGGGPSFAELVGRVRSAVRVEEGHDIPFQTLVELLPAPRLPGVPPLYQLAFNHVPAGGGPDAGSAGSAGCEDDLLLEVTADTVRVEYDVALVDEATARTLLADYLVLLAAGTAAADAPLPDLPTAPRTAAVPAARPARKAPGGTPRTPAQKTVADAWHAVLGRPVTDVHDDFFRLGGHSLQVLRVLARLAAEHGTEPSIRAFYADPTVAGLATELERERPRRTAWR, from the coding sequence ATGACGGAGCGACCGGGACCCGCGGCGCGCGCCGTGCCGCGGGTCGTGCCCGCCTCCTTCGCCCAGGAACGCGTCTGGTTCGCCAGCCGGATGGCGGCCGACGCGTCGGCCTACCGCGTCGTGGACGAACTGGTGGTGCACGCCGGGGTGACCGAGACCGACCTGCGGGACGCCTTCGCCCTGCTGGTGCGGCGCCACGAAGCCCTGCGCACCGCCCTGCGGGTCGTCGACGGCCGGCTCATGCAGTACGTGTTCCCGGAGGTCGACCTGCCGCTGCGGCACACCGACCTGACCGGCGCGGACGACACCCGGCGGGCGGACGTACGGCGCTCCCGCCGGGCGGAGCTGGCCCGCCGGCCCTTCGACCCGCAGCGGGCTCCCTTGTGGCGGGCGGAACTGCTCGCGCTGGGCAGGACGGAGTGGGTGGTGGTGTTCGCCGCCCACCACGCCGTCTACGACGCCGCCTCACGGTTCAACCTGCACGCCGAACTCACCGAGATCTGCGCGGCCGTCGAACAGGGGCGAAAGCCGGAGCTGCCGGAGCTGCCACTGAGCTACACCGGCTACGCGCAGCGCGAGCGCGACCGGCTGTCGCCCCGCCGGCGCACCGAGCTGGCCGCCCACTGGGGCGCGCGGCTGGCCCCGCTGCCGCCCGTCCACCGGCTGCCGCTCGACCGCCCGCGGCCCGCGGCCCGGACCTTCGAGGGGGCCGAGGTACGGGCCGGCCTCCCGCCGGAGGTCACCACGGCACTGCCGGGCGCGGCACGGCGGCTGGGCACCGAGCCGGTCATGCTCTGCCTCGCCGCCTACGTCGCCCTGCTCCACCGCCACTCCGGCCAGGACGACATCGTCGTCGGACTGCCGGTGACGGGCCGCCGCCCGGCCGACGTGCTCCCTCTGATCGGCACGTTCGTCAACATGCTGGTGGTACGGGTCGACGCCGGCGGCGGCCCCTCCTTCGCCGAACTGGTCGGCCGGGTGCGGTCGGCGGTCCGCGTCGAGGAGGGCCACGACATCCCCTTCCAGACCCTCGTCGAACTGCTGCCCGCCCCCCGGCTCCCCGGGGTGCCGCCTCTGTACCAACTGGCCTTCAACCATGTGCCCGCGGGCGGCGGACCGGACGCCGGATCCGCCGGATCCGCCGGCTGCGAGGACGACCTGCTGCTGGAGGTCACCGCCGACACGGTCCGCGTCGAGTACGACGTGGCCCTGGTGGACGAGGCCACCGCCCGGACGCTGCTCGCCGACTACCTCGTCCTGCTGGCCGCCGGCACCGCCGCCGCGGACGCGCCCCTGCCGGACCTGCCGACCGCGCCCCGCACGGCCGCCGTCCCGGCGGCGCGCCCCGCCCGGAAGGCCCCGGGCGGCACACCGCGCACCCCCGCGCAGAAGACGGTCGCCGACGCCTGGCACGCCGTCCTCGGCCGCCCCGTGACCGACGTCCACGACGACTTCTTCCGCCTGGGCGGACATTCGTTGCAGGTCCTGCGCGTGCTGGCGCGGCTCGCGGCGGAGCACGGCACCGAGCCGAGCATCCGGGCGTTCTACGCCGACCCGACGGTGGCCGGTCTCGCCACCGAACTCGAACGCGAACGCCCGAGGAGGACGGCATGGCGGTGA
- a CDS encoding amino acid adenylation domain-containing protein — protein sequence MQDTAPPQAGAARAVPAPEPAADPAGAVAGFARACGVDTGTVEAAARLKVAALATGAPVLPPDATWRDLVRRVAAPEGREEADAAWADATAQPHVTAERLRGYLRGALGTLTAFPDAPHTGHGLLSEAETEATIAFCSGPDRPLPGRRFHELFEERAHRHPDAVAAVAGDRSWTYREVNENANAVAWALHREGVRAEDVVAVVTDRTLEWLAAVLAVFKAGGCYLPLEPHFPAERMARTLTRAECRWVLADHGVAPMEEALAGRDARRLYVRDLVEAAGPRHDPGLPVAGDQLAYLYFTSGSTGEPKGAMCEHDGFLNHLYAKIEDLGVQEGDVVAQTAPQCFDISLWQLVAGLLVGGRTLIVGQDVLLDVHAFVDTLADNDVQVAQMVPTYLEVLLATLAEEHRELPDLRVMAVTGEALKKELVRRWFDVLPTVPLVNCYGLTEVSDDSNHGVLTTLPAHRSVPLGDPVRNTRVYVMDERLRLLPVGFPGEIVIAGVCVGRGYVNDPERTAAAYGRDPYRPSQRLYRSGDFGRWLPSGELEYLGRRDSQVKISGFRIEIGEVEDRLLQVPGVRDGAVVVAGAATEPQLVGYYTGTDAPDPEQTARTLARSLPDYMVPRRLHHTPELPVSGNGKIDKLALAELARRDRQGTGTVRTAEFASDTERRVADLWARVLKIPPERIGRDSRFTELGGTSLSAIRLSIALERRVSVADLWDTPTVADVAALIDRRAAAADTAARPVPCVLDAEPGTDPAARAAGHRAAVRAALAECGAVLLRGTGVRTAADVAAVAEALGITAMTEREGFAPRTAHAPGLYSASHWPSDEPMCMHHELSYAATVPATLVLGCLTAPDRGGRTRLADSQRVLDALPPALVAPFERHGWLLTRTYHEVGVAWQTAFGTDDRAAVDAYCAAAGIDHEWLPGNRLRTRQRRAAVVRHPTTGVPGWFNQIAFLNGLTMDPAVREYLTDVYGPQGLPFDTTTGDGTAVDAGTVEAINAAYDRVTLGEPWHTGDVLVVDNIRMAHGREPFEGEREIVVVLGDPVRNPGHTQPDTGRERA from the coding sequence ATGCAGGACACAGCGCCTCCACAGGCGGGCGCGGCACGGGCCGTACCCGCCCCGGAACCGGCCGCCGACCCGGCCGGCGCCGTCGCCGGGTTCGCGCGCGCCTGCGGCGTCGACACGGGCACCGTCGAGGCCGCCGCCCGGCTGAAGGTCGCGGCCCTCGCCACCGGCGCCCCCGTCCTTCCGCCCGACGCCACCTGGCGCGACCTGGTGCGGCGCGTGGCCGCTCCCGAGGGACGCGAGGAGGCCGACGCCGCCTGGGCCGACGCGACCGCGCAGCCCCATGTCACCGCCGAGCGGCTGCGCGGCTACCTGCGCGGCGCCCTGGGCACGCTGACCGCGTTCCCCGACGCACCGCACACCGGACACGGCCTGCTGTCCGAGGCCGAGACGGAGGCGACGATCGCCTTCTGCTCCGGCCCCGACAGACCGCTGCCCGGACGCCGGTTCCACGAACTGTTCGAGGAACGGGCACACCGCCACCCCGACGCGGTGGCCGCGGTGGCGGGTGACCGCAGTTGGACCTACCGCGAGGTCAACGAGAACGCCAACGCCGTCGCCTGGGCCCTGCACCGGGAAGGGGTGCGCGCCGAGGACGTCGTGGCGGTGGTGACGGACCGCACCCTGGAGTGGCTCGCGGCCGTCCTCGCCGTCTTCAAGGCGGGCGGCTGCTACCTGCCGCTCGAACCGCACTTCCCCGCCGAGCGGATGGCGCGCACCCTCACCCGGGCCGAGTGCCGGTGGGTCCTCGCCGACCACGGCGTCGCACCGATGGAGGAGGCACTGGCCGGCCGGGACGCACGGCGCCTGTACGTGCGCGACCTCGTCGAGGCGGCCGGCCCGCGCCACGACCCCGGCCTGCCCGTCGCGGGCGACCAGCTCGCCTACCTCTACTTCACCTCGGGCTCCACCGGCGAACCCAAGGGCGCCATGTGCGAGCACGACGGCTTCCTCAACCACCTCTACGCCAAGATCGAGGACCTCGGCGTCCAGGAGGGGGACGTCGTGGCGCAGACCGCGCCGCAGTGCTTCGACATCTCCCTGTGGCAGCTCGTCGCCGGGCTCCTGGTGGGCGGACGCACGCTCATCGTCGGACAGGACGTGCTCCTGGACGTGCACGCCTTCGTCGACACCCTGGCCGACAACGACGTCCAGGTGGCGCAGATGGTGCCCACCTACCTCGAAGTCCTCCTCGCCACACTGGCCGAGGAGCACCGGGAACTGCCCGACCTGCGCGTCATGGCGGTCACCGGCGAGGCCCTGAAGAAGGAGCTGGTGCGCCGTTGGTTCGACGTCCTGCCCACCGTCCCGCTGGTCAACTGCTACGGCCTCACCGAGGTCAGCGACGACAGCAACCACGGCGTCCTGACCACCCTGCCCGCACACCGCTCCGTGCCGCTCGGCGACCCCGTGCGCAACACGCGCGTCTACGTCATGGACGAGCGGCTGCGGCTGCTGCCGGTGGGCTTTCCCGGCGAGATCGTCATCGCCGGTGTCTGCGTGGGCCGCGGGTACGTCAACGACCCGGAGCGCACGGCGGCGGCCTACGGCCGCGACCCCTACCGCCCGTCGCAGCGCCTCTACCGCTCGGGCGACTTCGGCCGCTGGCTGCCCTCCGGGGAGCTGGAGTACCTCGGCCGCCGCGACTCACAGGTCAAGATCAGCGGGTTCCGGATCGAGATCGGCGAGGTCGAGGACCGGCTTCTGCAGGTCCCCGGCGTCCGCGACGGTGCCGTCGTCGTCGCCGGGGCCGCCACCGAGCCACAGCTCGTCGGCTACTACACCGGCACGGACGCGCCGGACCCGGAACAGACCGCCAGGACGCTCGCCCGGAGCCTGCCCGACTACATGGTCCCGCGGCGCCTGCACCACACCCCCGAGCTGCCCGTGTCCGGCAACGGGAAGATCGACAAGCTCGCGCTGGCCGAACTCGCCCGGCGGGATCGGCAGGGCACCGGCACCGTGCGGACCGCGGAGTTCGCCTCGGACACCGAGCGCAGGGTCGCGGACCTGTGGGCCCGGGTGCTGAAGATCCCGCCGGAGCGGATCGGACGCGACTCCCGCTTCACCGAGCTCGGCGGCACCTCCCTGTCCGCGATCCGCCTGTCGATCGCCCTGGAGCGCCGGGTGAGCGTCGCCGACCTGTGGGACACCCCCACCGTCGCCGACGTCGCCGCTCTGATCGACCGCAGGGCCGCCGCGGCGGACACCGCGGCCCGGCCGGTGCCCTGCGTCCTCGACGCGGAACCCGGCACGGACCCGGCCGCCCGGGCCGCCGGCCACCGGGCCGCCGTCCGCGCCGCCCTCGCCGAGTGCGGTGCCGTACTGCTGCGCGGCACCGGTGTGCGCACGGCCGCCGACGTCGCCGCGGTCGCCGAGGCGCTCGGGATCACCGCGATGACCGAACGCGAGGGCTTCGCCCCGAGGACCGCCCACGCCCCCGGCCTCTACTCCGCCAGCCACTGGCCGAGCGACGAGCCGATGTGCATGCACCATGAACTCAGCTACGCCGCCACGGTCCCCGCCACCCTGGTCCTCGGCTGCCTCACGGCTCCCGACCGCGGCGGCCGCACCCGCCTCGCCGACTCCCAGCGAGTCCTCGACGCGCTGCCGCCCGCGCTCGTCGCCCCGTTCGAACGCCACGGCTGGCTGCTGACCCGCACCTATCACGAGGTGGGCGTGGCGTGGCAGACGGCGTTCGGCACCGACGACCGCGCCGCCGTGGACGCCTACTGCGCCGCCGCCGGCATCGACCACGAGTGGCTGCCCGGCAACCGGCTGCGCACCCGCCAGCGGCGCGCCGCCGTCGTACGCCACCCCACCACGGGCGTCCCCGGCTGGTTCAACCAGATCGCCTTCCTCAACGGGCTGACGATGGACCCCGCCGTCCGCGAGTACCTCACCGACGTCTACGGCCCGCAGGGCCTGCCGTTCGACACCACGACCGGCGACGGCACCGCCGTCGACGCCGGGACGGTGGAGGCGATCAACGCCGCGTACGACCGGGTCACGCTCGGCGAGCCCTGGCACACCGGGGACGTCCTCGTCGTCGACAACATCAGGATGGCCCACGGCCGGGAGCCGTTCGAGGGCGAGCGCGAGATCGTGGTGGTCCTGGGCGACCCGGTGCGCAACCCCGGCCACACCCAGCCGGACACCGGGCGTGAGCGGGCGTGA
- a CDS encoding lyase family protein, with protein MAVTGRIDGVPSDIWHEEVLAPQFAYEVDHLLHHYVAVEKVLLLEYERMGLVDAAGAAAIGARLDTLTPDAVRADPEENMSDISFAVERHVLAGPHPPFPAWHVDRSRNDLQVCAQLMSARENLTATATGLLSLGRAVTALAARYADVPMPGYTHAQAAQIVSPGFHLAALAAETTAALRGMLRTYDETDACPLGSGTMAGQELAWDRERMAALLGFSRVQSHALVAVASRSWTLAIAGDLAHYAVTLSRFATDLMTWGGSGFGFLELPDELSGISAAMPQKRNFPVLERIRGRCARVAGCAADIAAGQRNTAYTNTVEVSKEAGGHLRTQFDAMRSVLRLTRAVVAGAAFSAERTRAACAGEYLGGFTLANRLTLQHGIPWRTAQVVAGRYVKHAVAEGLRPAEADGPLLTSLCAAEGYVVEGAGALLAAAFDVDAGLRVKRSVGSAHPDEVQAMLAAQDGELARLTDQWSLREGRSADAARGRDGLLAAAGPRS; from the coding sequence ATGGCGGTGACAGGCAGGATCGACGGCGTACCGAGCGACATCTGGCACGAGGAGGTGCTCGCCCCGCAGTTCGCCTACGAAGTGGACCACCTCCTTCACCACTACGTCGCCGTCGAGAAGGTCCTGCTCCTCGAGTACGAGCGGATGGGACTGGTGGACGCCGCCGGGGCCGCCGCGATCGGCGCCCGCCTGGACACGCTGACCCCGGACGCCGTCCGCGCCGACCCCGAGGAGAACATGTCGGACATCTCCTTCGCGGTCGAGCGGCATGTCCTGGCCGGCCCGCACCCGCCCTTCCCCGCCTGGCACGTCGACCGCAGCCGCAACGACCTCCAGGTCTGCGCCCAGTTGATGTCCGCCCGCGAGAACCTCACCGCCACGGCCACCGGCCTGCTGTCACTGGGCCGCGCGGTCACCGCGCTCGCCGCCCGGTACGCCGACGTGCCCATGCCGGGGTACACCCACGCCCAGGCCGCGCAGATCGTCAGCCCGGGTTTCCACCTCGCCGCCCTCGCCGCCGAGACCACGGCCGCCCTGCGCGGGATGCTGCGCACCTACGACGAGACCGACGCCTGCCCCCTCGGCTCGGGCACGATGGCCGGCCAGGAACTCGCCTGGGACCGCGAGCGGATGGCCGCGCTGCTCGGCTTCTCCCGCGTCCAGTCGCACGCGCTGGTGGCCGTCGCCTCCCGGAGCTGGACCCTGGCCATCGCCGGCGACCTGGCCCACTACGCGGTGACCCTGAGCCGGTTCGCCACCGACCTCATGACCTGGGGCGGCAGCGGCTTCGGCTTCCTGGAACTGCCCGACGAACTGTCCGGGATCTCCGCGGCGATGCCGCAGAAACGCAACTTCCCCGTCCTGGAACGCATCCGCGGCCGGTGCGCCCGCGTCGCCGGATGCGCCGCCGACATCGCCGCAGGGCAGCGCAACACCGCGTACACCAACACCGTCGAGGTGTCGAAGGAGGCGGGTGGGCACCTGCGCACCCAGTTCGACGCCATGCGCTCGGTGCTGCGGCTGACGCGCGCGGTCGTCGCCGGAGCGGCCTTCTCGGCGGAGCGCACCAGGGCGGCCTGCGCGGGGGAGTACCTGGGAGGATTCACCCTCGCCAACCGGCTGACGCTGCAGCACGGCATCCCCTGGCGGACGGCGCAGGTCGTCGCCGGACGGTACGTCAAGCACGCCGTGGCCGAGGGGCTGCGGCCGGCCGAGGCGGACGGCCCGCTGCTGACCTCCCTCTGCGCCGCAGAGGGGTACGTGGTCGAGGGGGCCGGCGCCCTCCTCGCCGCCGCCTTCGACGTGGACGCGGGACTGCGGGTCAAACGGTCGGTCGGCTCGGCCCACCCCGACGAGGTGCAGGCGATGCTCGCCGCACAGGACGGCGAACTGGCACGGCTCACCGACCAGTGGTCGCTGCGCGAGGGCAGGTCCGCGGACGCCGCCCGCGGCAGGGACGGCCTGCTCGCCGCGGCCGGGCCGCGCTCATGA
- a CDS encoding ATP-grasp domain-containing protein: protein MRHDSLVDAIGDTPVVRLRVAAAEGVEVHAKLELLNPYAMKDRVARQMILEARRSGALRKGAPIVESSSGTMALGIALVGTYLGHPVHIVTDPRIDPITLAKLEALGCEVHVVETMTGQGWQGARLERLAQLLDGLPGAYWPRQYSNPQNPAAYRALADEVVRDLTAVDVVVGPVGSGGSLCGTSAALLERLPDVKVVGVDCVGSVLFGQPDVPSRKQSGLGNSLYPDNIDYRLIDEVHWLSDDEAFDATRRLAREQKIFAGNTSGSVYRVLTHLAAEAPPGTRLLGILPDRGDRYVDSVYRHRPAGPVADRPVEVPYGTTVTGWSFASIPRRERPVLAFLESNTTGTGMLALRTAVRLGFEPVLLAEDPARYAGLDATGCLTVTCDTGSDPDVLRALREATGGRTVAGTTTTSDFYLEGTARLAAALDLPGHAPQTVAACRDKSLTRTALRDAGVPQPAFAAVTDPAGAAAAVASVGLPCVVKPVDGSGSQDVLWCADAATAEEHVARVLAVTENVRGQATAGKALVEEYARGPEYSVEMFCADGEAVCVGVTQRTVTALPYFVETGHVFPAALPEAASAELAETARQALKAVGFDRGPAHVEMRMTDLGPAVVEINARPAGGMIPELVRTATGIDLLEQQMRAAAGYPVRLLADRARHAGIRFLTARRAGRLVAVTGTERAERVPGVEQVVTTASPGSAVRPPQDAYDRLGHVIASGGSAREVEEILDAALRLVEVVTAAD, encoded by the coding sequence ATGCGGCATGACAGCCTCGTCGACGCGATAGGCGACACCCCGGTCGTACGGCTGCGGGTGGCCGCCGCCGAAGGGGTCGAGGTCCATGCCAAGCTGGAGCTGCTGAACCCCTACGCGATGAAGGACCGCGTAGCCCGGCAGATGATCCTCGAAGCCCGCCGCTCCGGTGCGCTCCGCAAGGGCGCGCCCATCGTGGAGAGCTCCTCCGGCACGATGGCGCTGGGCATCGCCCTCGTGGGCACCTATCTGGGGCACCCCGTGCACATCGTCACCGACCCCCGGATCGACCCGATCACCCTCGCTAAACTGGAGGCGCTCGGCTGCGAGGTGCACGTCGTGGAGACGATGACCGGGCAGGGGTGGCAGGGCGCCCGGCTGGAACGGCTCGCACAGCTCCTGGACGGCCTGCCCGGCGCCTACTGGCCCCGGCAGTACAGCAACCCGCAGAACCCCGCCGCCTACCGTGCGCTGGCCGACGAAGTCGTCCGCGACCTGACGGCGGTGGACGTCGTGGTCGGCCCGGTCGGCAGCGGCGGCTCGCTGTGCGGCACCTCCGCGGCGCTGCTGGAGCGGCTGCCCGACGTGAAGGTGGTCGGTGTCGACTGCGTCGGCAGCGTCCTCTTCGGCCAGCCCGACGTGCCCTCCCGCAAGCAGAGCGGACTGGGCAACAGCCTCTACCCGGACAACATCGACTACCGCCTCATCGACGAGGTGCACTGGCTCTCGGACGACGAGGCGTTCGACGCCACCCGGCGCCTCGCCCGGGAACAGAAGATCTTCGCCGGGAACACCTCCGGGTCGGTGTACCGGGTCCTGACCCACCTCGCCGCCGAGGCGCCGCCCGGCACCCGGCTGCTGGGCATCCTGCCCGACCGCGGCGACCGCTACGTGGACAGCGTTTACCGCCACCGGCCCGCCGGTCCGGTCGCAGACCGGCCCGTCGAGGTCCCCTACGGCACGACGGTCACCGGCTGGTCGTTCGCCTCGATCCCGCGCCGGGAACGCCCCGTGCTGGCCTTCCTGGAGTCCAACACCACGGGGACGGGCATGCTGGCCCTGCGCACCGCGGTACGGCTCGGCTTCGAGCCGGTCCTGCTGGCCGAGGACCCGGCCCGCTACGCCGGCCTCGACGCCACCGGCTGCCTGACGGTCACCTGCGACACCGGGAGCGATCCGGACGTCCTGCGGGCGCTGCGAGAGGCGACCGGCGGGCGGACCGTCGCCGGTACCACGACGACCAGCGACTTCTACCTGGAGGGCACCGCGCGGCTGGCCGCCGCGCTCGACCTTCCCGGTCACGCCCCGCAGACGGTGGCGGCCTGCCGCGACAAGTCGCTGACCCGTACGGCCCTGCGGGACGCGGGCGTGCCGCAGCCGGCGTTCGCGGCGGTCACCGATCCCGCCGGTGCCGCTGCCGCCGTCGCGTCGGTGGGACTGCCGTGCGTGGTCAAGCCCGTGGACGGATCGGGCTCGCAGGACGTGCTGTGGTGCGCGGACGCCGCCACGGCCGAGGAGCACGTCGCCCGCGTCCTGGCCGTGACCGAGAACGTCCGGGGCCAGGCCACCGCGGGCAAGGCGCTGGTCGAGGAGTACGCCCGGGGACCGGAGTACAGCGTGGAGATGTTCTGTGCCGACGGGGAGGCCGTGTGCGTCGGGGTGACCCAGCGGACCGTCACCGCGCTGCCGTACTTCGTCGAGACCGGCCACGTCTTCCCCGCCGCGCTGCCCGAGGCCGCCTCCGCCGAGCTGGCCGAGACGGCCCGCCAGGCGCTCAAGGCGGTGGGTTTCGACCGGGGGCCCGCCCACGTCGAGATGCGGATGACGGACCTGGGGCCGGCGGTCGTCGAGATCAACGCCAGGCCGGCCGGCGGCATGATCCCCGAACTCGTCCGCACGGCCACGGGGATCGACCTCCTGGAGCAGCAGATGCGGGCCGCGGCCGGGTACCCGGTGCGCCTGCTCGCGGACCGTGCTCGGCACGCGGGCATCAGGTTCCTGACCGCGCGGCGGGCGGGCCGCCTCGTGGCCGTCACAGGAACCGAGCGGGCGGAGCGGGTGCCCGGAGTCGAACAGGTGGTGACCACCGCGTCCCCGGGCAGCGCGGTACGGCCGCCACAGGACGCCTATGACCGGCTCGGCCACGTGATCGCGAGCGGCGGCTCGGCCCGGGAGGTCGAGGAGATCCTGGACGCCGCCCTGCGGCTGGTGGAGGTGGTGACTGCGGCGGACTGA